TGCCAGGAGCCTTGAAGCTGCTGAAAGCCCAGCATGCGAGCAGCTTGGCGCCCGCCAACCGCAGGTCCTGGTCGTTGCTCGATCCCACGCAGGACCATCCAGCGAAGGTGATCCTTGCTCGCGCAGGCGGCAGCGGCGCTCCCGAGGACGATCAGGCCATGCTCGAACTGCTCGTTGATCCCCAAACCTGCGGGCCTCTGCTGCTGGGCTGTACCGAATCCATGGCGAACGCCTTGCTTCAAGCCAACGACACGGCATGGCATCGCATCGGTGTCGTCCAAGCCATGCAGGAGTGATCGAACAATCAACGGTCAGCGCATCGCGCGCAGACGCTGCCGGCGCAAGCGCTGCAACTCCTGCCCAAGCTCAGGGCCTGGCTGCCAACCCTGGGCCAAGAGATCCTTCGCAGTTTGGGGGGATGTGCAATGGCGCCAGCGCCCCCACCAACGCAACAACGGCCTTCGGTAAGGAGGGTTCTGACTCACCAGCAAGGCCACCGCTTCCGCTCCCCAGGCCTGCTGTTCCAAAGCATCACACCACTGCTCAGCCGTCCAGCTCTCCCACGCGTCCTGGACTAAACGGGCGTTAAGCCAAGCGCTGAGAGCCTGCATCTGCTGCAACCAGCGCTGCTGTTGCTGGGGCAATTGCAGCCGGGCCGCAAGTTCCAGCGGGTCAGCGGCTCCGGCTACAAGCGCTAGCAACAACGGCAGCTGCAGCCGCTGAGCCTGAAGCAAACGCCGAATCAAACGGGAATCAGCCTGGAGGGCAGGGTCCAGCAGCCTCAGAGCACCCCAGGACTGGAGAGCACGAAGGGCCGCTAGCCATGGTTCTTGGTCAAACAGCAGCTCCAATTCCATCCGCAGCCGCGTAGCGAGGGCGGGGGGAGCCGCAGCCGGTGGATCCCCATGGGTCCATGACCATGGCCAAGCCTCGAGCGTTTGATCGATCTGCTGCCGCGCCTCTGGTGCCAGGACAAACGCCAAGCGCGCGGCATACCGGCCAGCACGCACCACGCGCGTGGGGTCATCGGTCACGCTGGAGGCGTGCAAGAAGGCAAGTTCACGACGTGCAAGGTGGACCCGGCCGCCGTGCGGGTCCAAGAGCCAGGGCTCACCATGCCCTGACAGCGGTAGCTCCAAGGCCATCGCATTCACCGTGAAATCCCGACGCTCCAGATCTCGCTCCAAGGAGCCGCTCTCGACCAACGGGTTTTCGCCAGGAGCCGGGTAACGCTCTTGCCTCGCCGCAGCGAGATCGATCAGCACGCCATCGAAGGACAGCTCCGCTGTGCCGTAAGCAGCATGCACACGAACCTCCTCGACCCGCTGATCTCCGTAGTCCTGCTCAAGAGCCGCCGCAAACTCCGAAGCCGACCCCTCGATCACCAAATCCAAATCCGGCAACGTTCGCCATGGATCTCCTTGCTGATCGTGCAGCAAGGCATCACGCACAGCGCCGCCAACGAGGGCTAGTCGGGTGACTCCAGCGGGTGATGCGCTGGCCTGAAGTGCAGGCAAGAGCTGGACAGGAAGGCCTGGACGCTCCACCCGCTCAGCCTCCAGCAGGCTCGATAGGTGCCAAGCGCGGGTCGAGAATTTTGGGCCCCATGCCCGCAAATTTCACGGCAATCGACACCTTTTCACCACTGCCAAAGGTGTGGGTGATCTCCCCGACACCGAAGCTGGCATGGACCACCTGATCGCCCACACTCCAGCTTTTTCCAGGGGCCGGTCCGGCCTGGCGGCGACGCACGGCATTGGCGGGCGCTCCGGATGCTCCGCCAGAAGCCACCCGTTGGGAATCTTGGCGGTCAACACGTGTGAGTCGCTCCAAGCGCTGCTCACGGCGCAGCGCCGCTCCCCCGCTTTGAGGGACATCGCCCTGCACGAGACCTTCCGGCAATTCAGAAAGAAACACGCTGGGCATGGCTGGCTCGCGCATGCCGCCCCACAAGCGCCTCTCACTGGCGTGGGAGATGAATAAACGCTCTTTGGCCCGGGTGATGCCGACATAGCAAAGCCGGCGCTCCTCTTCGAGCGACGCAGGATCATCGAGGGAGCGATAGCTCGGGAACAAGCCCTGCTCCAAGCCAACCAGACAAACCACTGGAAATTCAAGTCCCTTGCTGCTGTGCAACGTCATCAAAGTGACCCTGTCGGCCGCCGTGTCCTTGCTGTCGGCATCACTGGCGAGCGCGGCGGAGGCCAGAAACCCCTCTAGATCGCCTTCATCATTTTCTTCCTGGTATTGAAGGCCTGCATTCACCAGCTCCTGCAGGTTGCGGCGGCGCTCCTCGGCCTCATCGGAACCGTCTGCGATCAACTCACTGACATAGCCGCTCTTCTCCATCACCTCTTGAATCAGTTCGGATGGAGTTGCCGCATGAGTGCGTTCCTTCAGGCTGTTGATCAATTCACAAAACTGCAGTAGCCCCCTGGCAGAACGACCGCCTAAGGAGCGCACCGCCTCGGGATCGCTCACCACGTCCCACAGCGGAATCCCCAGTTGATTGGCGGCGTCGGTCAAGCGCTGAATGGTGGTTTTACCAATCCCGCGCTTGGGCACATTGATCACGCGCAGCAGGCTGACGGTGTCGGCTGGATTAATGAGCAGGCGTAGGTAGCCCAAGAGGTCTTTGATCTCGCGACGGTCGTAGAAACGCAAGCCCCCAACCACCACATAAGGAATGCGCCAGCGCACCAGGGATTCTTCGATCGCTCGCGACTGGGCATTGGTGCGATACAGCACCGCCATGTCTTTCCAGCTGAGATCTGGATTGGCCGCCTCCATCATCCGCATCCGATGCACCACCGCTTCCGCTTCAGCGATTTCGTCATCACAGCGGGTGAGTGAAATCAATTCACCTTCACCACGCGTGGGACGAAGCACCTTATCGATCCGCTCGCTGTTATTGGAAATCAGGGCATTCGCAGCTTCTAAAATGGTGGCAGTGGAGCGATAATTCTCTTCTAATTTCACCATTGTGCGGGTGACATCGTCAGGAGCTTTGTCACCAAAATCGTCCTGAAACCCCATCAAAATGGTGAAATCTGCGGCACGAAAGCTGTAAATACTCTGATCCGCATCACCCACCACAAACACCGATCGGCCTGACCAATCTTCCACTGTTTGCGGCTCTTTTCCATCCGTTACCAGCAGCTTGATCAACTCATACTGAGTGCGATTTGTATCTTGATATTCATCAACTAGCACATGCCGAAACCGGCGATACCAATACCCGCGCACTTGCTCATTCTGCTGAAGCAACTGCACAGGAAGAAGCAGAAGATCATCAAAATCCAGGGCATTGTTCGCAGCCAAAGCCTTGCGATAGCGCCTATACACATCAGCGCTGAGCTTGCCCCGCTGCCCTTCAGCGTTGGCCTCTAAATCGTCAGGTGACCAGCCTTGATTTTTGGCATTACTAATCGCCCAACGTACTTTTTTGGGCTCAAAACGTTTTGGATCAAGCTGCAACTCTTGAGTCACAATCTCCTTTACCAAACTCTGAGCATCTGCCTCGTCATAAATGGAGAATTGCTTCGTCCAAGTGAGGCCTTCTGGATCCTTAAATTTATCAATATCGAAGCGCAACATCCGTGCAAACAAGGCATGGAAGGTGCCAATCCATAATTCTTTCGTGACCTCGCGATAAATCCGCGTGCGCAACTGACGCTGCTCCACGGGAGGGAGCGTGCTCCAGGGCTGACCGAATTGACTTTGAGCCAATCGCTGCGCGAGTAGCAGTTCCAACCGCTCTTTCATCTCTCTGGCGGCCTTATTGGTGAAGGTCACCGCCAAGATCTGAGCAGGATCGGCACCATGCTCACCGATCAAATGGGCAATCCGGTGGGTCAGCGCCCGGGTCTTGCCGCTCCCCGCTCCAGCAACCACCAGAAGAGGGCCTTCATGGTGATCAACAGCCCGCTTTTGGGCGTCATTCAGACCGGCAAGAAAACTCATCCGCTGATGGTATGCGAGCGATCTGACGAACTGGGAGCAGACGCCACCCACCAAGGAATCGCCAAAAGATATCCAGACACCACTTGTTGCAACACCGTCTTCAGCAAAGTTGATTCAACCAAAGCCGCCGCCAGCATGAACAACCAGCAACTCAACCCAACAAAGGACAGAACAGGGGCAGCCTGGCCAAATCTGGAGAAAAGACGCGTAAACCCCAGCCACAGCGCCCAAACCATCAGCAGAAAAGCGACAACGCCTTGATCCGCCAACACATGAAGAAAAGCGTTGTGAGCGTGGGGTATGCCACGTGGTGGATCCGGGAGGAACACCTGCTGAACGCACCGATCAGAGACACGGTCGTATCCATGCCCACCCAAAAAATCTTGCCATGAACGGGCCGACTCCGCGAGAAAACATCGCGCCACCTCAGCCCGACCGACATCACTGGGATCGCCCTTAGCGATAGGGCCTGATGGCCAGTACAACAACACGTTGAAGCACAGACCTCCCATCAGGAGAGCGGTCGCAAACGAGCGGGCATAGCGCACCACAACATCGCGGTGCCGCCAAGCCGCTTCGGTGAGGATCACAACCAAAAGGGGATAAGCAAAGGCTGCTCTCGAACCAGTAGCGAAAGCCATCACTAAACTAAGGATCCCTGAGATTGCAGCCAGCCAACGCAACAAGATGCGCCGCTCAAACCGCCAAAGGGAGTAACCAATCAGGCTGAATAAGCCAAATAAGTAGGCTGATCGATTAATGGTGATCCGCTGAATCCGAAGCGCCTCTTGAGGGAGCCAGTCGCGCAGTTGAGCCAAAGGGATCAGCTGAAGATTGCCGTTCAAGCGGTCCCATTCCACAAAAGGAAGACAAACCAGAACGACCGCAAGCAGACACCAAAAGGCAATGTTCCATTGCCGAGGGGTTTGCTGAAGCCCCGCAGCGCAGGCGAGCAACACCAAAACCAGATCCGTTGGCGCCGAAACCGTGAGTGGGTGGAACAGGGCACTCAAGCTGACCAGCAACACACCGATCAAAACTCCATACAACGGTGTCTTGGCAAGACGGCTGACCAATTTGAGCCCGCACCACAGGGCCAGAAGCCAGACCGTGACGGAGGGATCAGCGCTGCGTTCCCAAACAAACCCCAGAAGCGATAGGGGGATCAGGGCATCCAGCCAGGGCACGGCAACCCTTAAGCGCTCAACCAACACAGAACCAATCACTCTCCAATTGAACCAAGCCTGACAGATCCCTGTATGAACAAGAATGGTGACTTCTGAGCCTGAAATGGCTGTCCGCGCTCACCCACTGCTCGCAAAAGAAACAAGAAGCCAATCAGAGTCTGTGGAAAACACCAAGCATGCACATCACGACCATTCGTCAAAATCACTCTGACAAGAAAGCGATAAAAGGACGACTCAGGACGAACATTTTATAGTGCTTGAACGCCAGGAATCAAAAATCGTCTTACCCAATTGCCATATTTTCGAAAATGTTTTCGAAAATAAACGACTTCAATACATGCAATGGTCAAACAATAAATGCATTATCATAAACTTTCAACTATTAAAAACAGTAAGCAATCGAAAACGGATCCACACCACCATACCAATAACTAAATC
This Synechococcus sp. WH 8016 DNA region includes the following protein-coding sequences:
- a CDS encoding O-antigen ligase, encoding MIGSVLVERLRVAVPWLDALIPLSLLGFVWERSADPSVTVWLLALWCGLKLVSRLAKTPLYGVLIGVLLVSLSALFHPLTVSAPTDLVLVLLACAAGLQQTPRQWNIAFWCLLAVVLVCLPFVEWDRLNGNLQLIPLAQLRDWLPQEALRIQRITINRSAYLFGLFSLIGYSLWRFERRILLRWLAAISGILSLVMAFATGSRAAFAYPLLVVILTEAAWRHRDVVVRYARSFATALLMGGLCFNVLLYWPSGPIAKGDPSDVGRAEVARCFLAESARSWQDFLGGHGYDRVSDRCVQQVFLPDPPRGIPHAHNAFLHVLADQGVVAFLLMVWALWLGFTRLFSRFGQAAPVLSFVGLSCWLFMLAAALVESTLLKTVLQQVVSGYLLAIPWWVASAPSSSDRSHTISG
- a CDS encoding CCA tRNA nucleotidyltransferase; translation: MERPGLPVQLLPALQASASPAGVTRLALVGGAVRDALLHDQQGDPWRTLPDLDLVIEGSASEFAAALEQDYGDQRVEEVRVHAAYGTAELSFDGVLIDLAAARQERYPAPGENPLVESGSLERDLERRDFTVNAMALELPLSGHGEPWLLDPHGGRVHLARRELAFLHASSVTDDPTRVVRAGRYAARLAFVLAPEARQQIDQTLEAWPWSWTHGDPPAAAPPALATRLRMELELLFDQEPWLAALRALQSWGALRLLDPALQADSRLIRRLLQAQRLQLPLLLALVAGAADPLELAARLQLPQQQQRWLQQMQALSAWLNARLVQDAWESWTAEQWCDALEQQAWGAEAVALLVSQNPPYRRPLLRWWGRWRHCTSPQTAKDLLAQGWQPGPELGQELQRLRRQRLRAMR
- a CDS encoding UvrD-helicase domain-containing protein; translated protein: MSFLAGLNDAQKRAVDHHEGPLLVVAGAGSGKTRALTHRIAHLIGEHGADPAQILAVTFTNKAAREMKERLELLLAQRLAQSQFGQPWSTLPPVEQRQLRTRIYREVTKELWIGTFHALFARMLRFDIDKFKDPEGLTWTKQFSIYDEADAQSLVKEIVTQELQLDPKRFEPKKVRWAISNAKNQGWSPDDLEANAEGQRGKLSADVYRRYRKALAANNALDFDDLLLLPVQLLQQNEQVRGYWYRRFRHVLVDEYQDTNRTQYELIKLLVTDGKEPQTVEDWSGRSVFVVGDADQSIYSFRAADFTILMGFQDDFGDKAPDDVTRTMVKLEENYRSTATILEAANALISNNSERIDKVLRPTRGEGELISLTRCDDEIAEAEAVVHRMRMMEAANPDLSWKDMAVLYRTNAQSRAIEESLVRWRIPYVVVGGLRFYDRREIKDLLGYLRLLINPADTVSLLRVINVPKRGIGKTTIQRLTDAANQLGIPLWDVVSDPEAVRSLGGRSARGLLQFCELINSLKERTHAATPSELIQEVMEKSGYVSELIADGSDEAEERRRNLQELVNAGLQYQEENDEGDLEGFLASAALASDADSKDTAADRVTLMTLHSSKGLEFPVVCLVGLEQGLFPSYRSLDDPASLEEERRLCYVGITRAKERLFISHASERRLWGGMREPAMPSVFLSELPEGLVQGDVPQSGGAALRREQRLERLTRVDRQDSQRVASGGASGAPANAVRRRQAGPAPGKSWSVGDQVVHASFGVGEITHTFGSGEKVSIAVKFAGMGPKILDPRLAPIEPAGG